The following are encoded together in the Thalassolituus oleivorans MIL-1 genome:
- the mrdA gene encoding penicillin-binding protein 2, whose protein sequence is MWEHSFRDKTAERRLFRARAITLGLFIFIMLCGLAWRMSYLQIELHEKYKNLSENNRVQLRPLAPNRGLIYDRNGVLLAENIPSYSLTIVAERVRDLDQTLTFLNDLIEISERDREQFDKRLKFRRRPFEPVVLRYRLSEEEIAKVLVNRFYLPGVDVEAQLVRHYPNGNAFAHVLGYVGRINEKDQALLDTDPDVKRRYSATQYIGKTGVERRYEEDLHGEVGYQKVETNARGRILSVIEQQDPIPGKDLTLHLDARLQTLAEKEMTGRRGAVVAIEVATGGIVALYSNPTFDPNSFVTGISHKDYSDLRDDPDQPLFDRATRGQYPPASTLKPFIGLAALNAGTTNWNDSIRDQGWYKLDNDERLYRDWKRGGHGRVDLERAVVESCDTYFYDVAVRTGIDGITPFLAQFGFGRDMTLDVISALPGLLPDRDWKKAHRRGSWYAGDTVNLGIGQGFMLTTPLQLATATAVLANRGKWQIPRLIYAHNEVEDVIEHGDIPDIQLRNPDNWNRMFNAMANVISGQHGTARRLLSNMQFPMAAKTGTAQVVGIKQDEEYDSEALRERLRDHALFIAFAPVDNPQIAIAVIVENGESAGKTAGPIAQSIINEYLGGAEG, encoded by the coding sequence ATGTGGGAGCACTCGTTCAGGGATAAGACAGCAGAACGACGTCTGTTTCGCGCGCGCGCTATCACTTTAGGTCTGTTTATTTTCATCATGCTGTGCGGCTTAGCTTGGCGCATGTCGTACCTGCAGATTGAACTGCACGAAAAATACAAAAACCTCTCTGAAAACAACCGCGTTCAATTACGGCCGCTCGCCCCCAATCGAGGCCTTATTTACGACCGCAACGGCGTGTTGTTAGCAGAAAATATCCCTTCTTACAGCCTCACCATTGTCGCCGAACGCGTAAGAGATCTCGATCAAACCTTAACCTTTCTCAACGATCTCATTGAAATATCCGAACGTGACCGTGAACAGTTCGACAAGCGTCTAAAGTTTCGCCGTCGTCCGTTTGAGCCTGTGGTTTTGCGTTATCGTCTGAGTGAAGAAGAAATTGCCAAAGTATTGGTGAATCGTTTTTATCTACCGGGCGTCGATGTAGAAGCACAACTCGTGCGTCACTATCCCAATGGTAATGCCTTTGCCCACGTACTTGGCTACGTCGGCCGCATCAATGAAAAGGACCAAGCGCTGCTCGATACCGATCCCGATGTTAAGCGTCGCTACAGTGCAACTCAGTACATTGGTAAAACCGGTGTTGAACGCCGCTACGAAGAAGATCTGCATGGCGAAGTGGGCTATCAAAAAGTCGAAACCAATGCACGGGGGCGTATCCTCAGTGTTATCGAACAGCAAGATCCGATTCCAGGTAAAGACCTAACACTGCATCTTGATGCCCGTTTGCAAACGCTAGCCGAAAAAGAAATGACTGGCCGGCGTGGTGCCGTTGTTGCAATCGAAGTGGCAACCGGAGGCATCGTCGCGCTTTATAGCAACCCGACATTCGACCCCAATTCCTTCGTCACCGGTATCTCTCACAAAGACTACTCTGATTTGCGCGATGACCCTGATCAACCGCTATTTGATCGAGCAACCCGAGGGCAATACCCACCAGCCTCGACACTCAAACCCTTCATCGGTTTAGCCGCATTAAATGCAGGAACAACGAATTGGAACGATAGCATTCGTGACCAAGGTTGGTACAAACTCGATAATGATGAACGTTTATATCGCGACTGGAAAAGAGGTGGCCACGGACGAGTCGATCTTGAAAGAGCCGTAGTGGAATCATGTGATACCTACTTCTATGACGTGGCAGTACGTACTGGAATCGATGGGATCACACCCTTTCTTGCTCAATTTGGTTTTGGCCGCGATATGACCCTAGACGTTATTTCTGCTCTACCTGGCTTACTGCCAGATCGAGATTGGAAGAAAGCCCATCGACGAGGCTCTTGGTATGCTGGCGACACCGTTAACTTAGGTATTGGTCAAGGCTTCATGTTAACAACACCGTTGCAACTAGCGACTGCCACTGCGGTACTGGCAAACCGCGGAAAATGGCAAATACCACGGCTAATTTATGCGCACAATGAAGTCGAAGACGTGATCGAGCACGGTGATATCCCCGATATTCAATTACGTAACCCAGATAACTGGAATCGCATGTTTAATGCGATGGCCAACGTTATCTCTGGACAGCATGGCACTGCGCGACGCTTGCTCAGCAATATGCAATTCCCGATGGCCGCTAAAACAGGGACGGCCCAAGTGGTGGGGATTAAGCAAGACGAAGAGTACGATTCCGAAGCGTTACGTGAACGTTTACGCGATCATGCGCTGTTTATTGCCTTTGCTCCGGTAGATAATCCGCAGATCGCCATTGCCGTTATTGTCGAAAACGGCGAATCCGCTGGTAAAACGGCGGGGCCAATTGCGCAAAGTATTATTAACGAGTATCTCGGAGGCGCGGAAGGCTAA
- the rodA gene encoding rod shape-determining protein RodA, with protein sequence MPSVDFSRTVSTPAHHHTFDSSGVFYKRLHIDLILFLLIIALCGVGLLILYSGSGQDMGMVKRQALHFSIGIGLMLFTAQIPPRVYQLLAPWAYAAGVFALIGVLVMGVGAKGAQRWLELPGLPRFQPSELVKLALPLTVAWFMAKRPVPPRFIDLFSALIIVMVPTILILRQPDLGTSILISASGLLVLFFAGMSWKLIISMITLVAASAPAMWFFVMHDYQKQRVLTFLNPESDPLGTGWNIIQSKTAIGSGGIHGKGYLLGTQSQLEFLPESHTDFIIAVLAEELGLVGVMLLLTLYFLIIMRCLYLSTQCETLFGRLLSGSIAVTFFIYVFVNIGMVSGILPIVGVPLPLVSYGGTSVVSLLLAFGLIMSMYTHRQD encoded by the coding sequence ATGCCAAGTGTTGATTTTAGCCGCACGGTATCCACCCCTGCGCATCACCATACCTTCGATAGCAGTGGTGTTTTTTATAAACGCCTACACATAGATTTGATTCTATTCTTACTTATCATCGCGCTATGTGGCGTCGGTTTGCTGATACTGTACAGTGGCAGTGGTCAGGATATGGGGATGGTGAAACGCCAAGCACTGCACTTCAGTATTGGCATCGGTTTAATGCTATTTACCGCGCAGATACCTCCACGAGTCTACCAATTGTTAGCACCCTGGGCCTACGCTGCCGGTGTATTCGCATTAATCGGGGTACTGGTTATGGGGGTTGGTGCAAAGGGTGCACAACGTTGGTTGGAGCTGCCGGGACTGCCGCGCTTTCAACCATCCGAACTGGTCAAGCTGGCACTGCCCCTCACGGTTGCTTGGTTTATGGCGAAACGCCCTGTACCACCACGATTTATCGATTTATTTTCTGCCTTGATCATCGTCATGGTGCCAACGATTCTGATTTTACGACAGCCCGACTTAGGTACTTCGATTTTAATCAGCGCCTCAGGCCTGCTGGTGCTGTTTTTTGCCGGCATGTCGTGGAAATTAATTATTAGCATGATCACCTTGGTAGCAGCCAGCGCACCGGCGATGTGGTTTTTCGTTATGCATGATTACCAAAAACAACGCGTACTCACCTTCCTTAATCCAGAAAGCGATCCTCTTGGCACCGGTTGGAATATTATTCAATCGAAAACAGCCATTGGCTCTGGTGGTATACACGGCAAAGGCTATTTACTCGGAACTCAGTCACAATTAGAGTTTTTACCCGAAAGCCATACCGACTTTATTATTGCCGTACTCGCAGAAGAATTAGGCCTTGTTGGCGTCATGCTCTTGCTCACGCTCTACTTCCTAATCATTATGCGTTGCTTATATTTATCCACCCAGTGTGAAACCCTTTTCGGGCGTTTGCTGTCTGGTAGTATTGCCGTGACATTTTTCATTTACGTTTTTGTAAATATCGGCATGGTGAGCGGTATTTTACCGATCGTGGGTGTACCTCTGCCGTTAGTTAGTTATGGTGGCACCTCGGTAGTAAGCTTATTGCTCGCGTTTGGTCTCATTATGTCGATGTATACCCATCGCCAAGATTAA